The DNA segment aaggatagtaatgaggaatgatttgaatggTTGAAATTACTTAAAGgagttttatattaaattgattaatatgTAGTGTATTCTGATACATTATAGAATATGATTACTTATAGATATTAATCCAAACTATATAAGTGatgtatttgaataaaatttgaatattagatttatatgaattggattcatatagaaTTACAGTACTAGAGAgatgtatttgaatgagattcaaatattagatttacaTGAATTTGATTCGTAATAAATGTatggatataaatatgtgatatttatatgttaattaattaaccctatattaaatatgattttatatagtcatctaatttatatgttaattgattaattgatggttaattgattaattaacaGATGATGGAGAATGgaggttagtataaatatgtgaaatttatgttaattaattaactttatattaaatatcatttaatacatagttatttaatttatatgtcaattgattaattaattaatcaattaacaaaTGATGAAAACTCGAAAAAACATGGAGAGAGGTTACCCTCTccttataaatatatcattgtGACCCACTTAGGGCAAGgggtttattttgaaaaagaaaacctaGCCTCcactctcattttctctctattctctCAAGAACATTACCCCCACCTCCATTCCCTCTTCCAAGATATGAGAGCCCACACATCTAGCTTCTTGGAATCCTAGAGCATAATGGGGAACTTCTTAAGATGGTGTCTTTGTTCGTTGAGGTTCGAATTTATTCATGTGCAAAGGAAAGGAAATTGTGAAGAAAGGGGAAtcttcaagggtgagttttcttcttccctttcttctcttcttcttcattaggagcatgcttaggtttattCATTTTCTATCCTACTTTGTGTGAACTAGTTCATTGTTTTTctgttttataaaattgatttttaaaaaaatgcaaagCGATCACACGCTTCAGTAGGAATCTGATTCCCTTCAGAATGTTGGTTTTCGATTGATATTGTCCCCTtataatgtcaattttaaattGACATTAAAGTCTAGTTTTGTagtaatgatttaaaaaataccctttcAAAAATGGTTCAAAAGTATCATTGTTattagttttggatgaaaacTGTTAGTGtttgatttcaaaaatgcccttgaattttcaaaaagttaaaaaagatACGCTTACTATCAGTGTATGAACACAAACCGTTAATAATCGTTTCTTATATCTTCgaacttttaaaatttgcaTTGATACTCTTAGGgcatgtttgggagtgatttgGAAATAGTTAAACTCACATTTGCTTTTTTAAAATAACgctaaaacatatttttaatcataCAAAACCAATattgataatatgaaaattgcatttaaatgtgcaaaattaaataatctATATTTTTGAGTAACTAAAAATTTGTTATGTCAATTATGAATAtgttaaaaaatgattttaagtatttaaaatcactcccaaccatagaaaaaaaaatttaactactccaatttgtttgaagttttctgGAGTTCAAAAAGAACCAAgtttataacaaatatatagATATTATCTTTCACCAGAAGaatttcgggctttaatgtcagttgtaACCAACATTAAAGCTCTTTCTTAAATTCTgttgccgaatccattttttcgATCAAAAAGTATAATAtcacacatcatcatcgaatgTTGTGGCTCtgacatattattcatatatggattgtaaatctattacatttaatccgcaaattctgctataaaattataatttaaaaggctgtacaataattcaggccttgaaaacacaaattacaagtaatacaaacaatatgattttacaaaaattatgaGTTTACTGCACCTCTTCACTTGGTAAgcatggatcccttcataattcttcttaaaTAACCCCTCAGCTTCAACAGTGTCTGGTTAAAGGCAcctttgtctgaccactgttgttcaaagaatcacaaacaaaaaaggtttaagacaaaggattgaaagtgaaaatatgatcagaattcatattcaactaaccgtgtttattgggaatgtgcataaatggtatATTCAAGggaaaattcttgtagtgaatgtgttggatctagagttccccaagaaaaagcataaagaggttacgataccaaatctttactcctttgttgcacctgcaaaacaagaaaactcaatagttgaataaacgagagaatcttcttttcaagatcttgaagaagagaagcttggctacctagatatgagatacgaagACGATGAAAAATTTTCGGCAGCATAACGATGCTACCACaataaaaccaaaaatttaccttcaacctgttcaaagaaacactcccaaaaatatttcacaaccacttgttctcaacaaaactatcagaattcccaaaaaatgaatattcaagaacacatacatcaataagaAAATTTAGCTCACACtgtacttcaaatctcaaaTGTTGTCACAAAAACTATCATAGtgcatgaataacccacaaactaccatagtgcCACCCACAAACTCAagcaccttgaatcaaatctaaactacaaataaatagtacccatgagtcataaacgggtgttacattctaatccaatatgGTCCAAAGAGAAATAAACACACTATAACTTCTCAAACAGGAATTGCCATATCATTAGAGTCACTTGAAGACACTTAGAAACTGTGCCTAAAACTGCAAGTATTCAAAAAGGCACTTATCAGGAACAATTTTTACGTGAATCCCTTGTTGTTGCAAGAAAGCCATCTTCTCCCCACCCCttccaaacacctaaaaaacacacaaacaacACCATTAAAAGTATAGGGTAGAAAAATTCATAGGCCTACTAGATACACCATTAAAATGCAACTTTTCATATATGTAAAACAATTGTTTTTTTGGAGCTCTACTATATTTTGTCTCATTATCATAAAAAACGAAGGAGCTCttatatatttattcatttaaaaaCTTCTTTACGACCCATCAAATTAATGTTTAAGTCGAATTAGGAAGGGGAGTTTGAATATTGCATGTAATACTAAAAAGTTTAAAGGGGAAAAATGGAAATACGTTTATCAGAGTAGGGGAAGAGAGGGCCTGGTTTGCCGTTAATGGTGTGAGTGTCGAAGGCTTGGTGGAAGTCCCAATTTGTTGGCTTGCAACTGTCACAAAaaatttttatctcattttttaaagctctattttcaaaagttaaaaggtatttattaacttttttctttctGAGGGATTCATTTTCgatcaaatttaaaaactgAGAAGTAGAGTAGTGAAAATTACGGGGATATTTGGCCAAGAACGAACCTGGCGGTGCGTGCGGCAGAGACACGCAAACGATGACGGAGGCATCAGTTGGAGAAAAGATTAGTTCAGCACAAGTGCCAATAGCGTTTTCATCCATTCCACTACAAAGCTAACAGAACAGAAAACAACGATAAGGACATAAAACTAGTGTAATTTCAAACACAATATTCATCCTACAACACAGTAACAGAGCTTGTACCCATCCCCAATGATTTAGAGaatgatataatttaaaataaataaataaaataaaatgaggtGGTTGTAAGATGGTCACCACGGACTTGAGAGAAAGTGGTTGAAAGATACAGAGATGTTGGATGAAAACTCATTCTTGAAGAACAAATGACCTAATATCTTATTGTCcatttttatagttttattcaaattttaagtaAAGTTGGCTTTAGTCATGTGCGAAGTTACCAACCTAGCCAgagattatcaattaaaagcATAAGCTTCAAAAAGCTAGTCAATAAGATGAGCAACCTTCTTAAGTATTACTTACTTGCAATAGAAACATTTCTCTAGGCATCATTGCATCTTCAAGAGTATGGCCAGACTGAGGTCAGAAAAACGTATTTGGTCTTATTAACTGCAAGAAAGAGGCCAATAGCCTTGAGAGAAATAATTCATTGCAATATGTTTACTCACCTCTTCATTACAAGCGTGGCTATGGCGCTTCAACGGAGACACGCATATCCAACAAAATGAGTAACAGATCTGGTGGAGACACGCGAACAACGACAGAACAAGCAGCAGATCCGACAAAGACACGCGAACGACGACGAAACGAACAACAGATCCGGCAAAGACACGCGAACGACGACGAAATAAGCAGCAGATCCGACGAAACGACCAGTAGATTCGAGTGATTGAGTGCGGCGACGTGGGTTGCACGACGAACAGACCTGCACGAAGGCTAGATCTACACCACGAAAGACTCTTCACCCACGATCGACGGACGAATGGCAATGGTTTTAAAGAGAGGAGTAAGAAAGGAAAGGTCTGAAGAAggaagtgtgagaatgagaggaaaaagaaaatagagggagagtgaagagggaaatgaaaaaaaaatgggggagggggggggTGGGGAATGGAAAGTTAGAGAAAAAGTGAAgcgggtctttaatgtcggtttaaaaccaacattaaaggtacccctacaatgtcggtttaaaaccgacattaaagatccattaaaaaaaaaaaaaacaaaaccgacattatacatctgatttcacttttttcaaccgacattaaagcccaaaattcttgtagtgtttctttacatat comes from the Benincasa hispida cultivar B227 chromosome 5, ASM972705v1, whole genome shotgun sequence genome and includes:
- the LOC120078570 gene encoding uncharacterized protein LOC120078570, which produces MMPREMFLLQLCSGMDENAIGTCAELIFSPTDASVIVCVSLPHAPPVASQQIGTSTKPSTLTPLTANQALSSPTLINVFGRGGEKMAFLQQQGIHVKIVPDKCLFEYLQF